TGCTTCAGTTATAGTTACTAAAGCTCTTGTTAATGTTCTAGGTGGCAAGTTTGCATTAACTGAAACAATAATATTTATAGTTCCATGATCCAACTTTTCAATTTTTCCATTATCTTCTGTATAAGATGCTTCATCTCCAACACGCCCACCATTTGTTTCTATTCCAGCTGTTACAAGAGCTGTTACAGATAAATCCCTAAATTTTTCTACTACTATACACATATTTTCCATATCTGCAGCTGTTCCTATGCCAGTGGTATATTTAGGATCTAATCCCATTTCCTGTGAGATTATTTCCATATGTTCTTTATAGGTAGGTGCTTTTAATTGACAACCCATTCCAGGTGCTGTTTTTGCATCATGATTAAAAATAGAAGTTAAATTCTCACTATATCCTCCATTTATAACTCCTGTACTCAAAACAGCTCTTTCCCCTACAAATTTTATAATGACATTTTTATTATATTTATAGATTTTATCCCCTGTATCCAATATTTTCATAGGTTTTCCTTTCTATATTATACAAAAATCTAAAGATTTAGAAATTTCATTATAATAAACCTTTGTTTTTATCCCATAGACATTATTTAAATTTTCTTCTGTAATAACTTCCTCAACTGTTCCATCTTTTACAATATTTCCATCAGATAAAAGTATCAATCTTGAACAATATTTAATAGCTGTTCTTAAATTATGAATCACCAATATTATAATTTTATCCTTATCTTTTTCTTTTGAAACTTCTTTTAATAAATCTTCTTCATACTTCATATCAAGACTAGCAGTAGGCTCATCTAAAAGTATCACTTGACTTTCTTGGGTTAAAATTTTTGCAAACAGAACCCTTTGCCTTTCTCCTCCAGATAATTGTAATATAGATTTATCTCTAAACTTTAAAGTATCTGTTAATTTCATATATTTTTCTGCAACTTCCATATCTTTTTTAGAATATTCTTGAAATCTTTCTAAATAAGGATATCTTCCAAGAACAACAATATCTATACAAGGAAAATCAAACTCAATATTTGTATTTTGGTTCATAAAAGAAATATCTCTTGCTAATTCTTTTTCATTATAGACTTTTATACTTTTTTCATTCAATAAAATATCTCCACTATTTATTGAATTTATTCCATTTATTGTTTTTAAAAGAGTAGTTTTTCCAGAACCATTAGGCCCTATAATCCCTATAATTTCTCCAGACTGACATTTAAAACTTATATCTTTTAATATCTTATTATCTCCAACAGAGTAGGAAATATTTTTTATTTCTAAAATAGTTTTCATAGAGTTTTCCCCTCTTTTCTGATTTTTATAATCAAATAGATAAAATATGGTGCTCCTATAAAAGCAGTTACTATTCCTACACTTACCTCTTTAGGTGCTAAAACTATTCTTGAAAGTAAATCACTGAATGTCAAAAAACAAGCTCCTGCTAAAAATGAAGATTTTAATAATTTTCTATTATCTGAACCTATTAATTTTCTTAAAATATGTGGAACAATTAATCCAACAAAGGTTATGTTTCCACTGATACAAACAGATATTGCTGTCAATAAAGCAATAATAGTTAAAATTTTTTTTCTAATTTTTTTTATATTTATACCTAAAGATTTAGCTTCTTCTTCACCTAATAATAAGATATTTAATTCTTTTCCATAGTAAAATAGAATAGGAGATAAAACAGCAATAGGAACAAGTCCAAAGAAAAAATGTTCCCACCTTCTTCCATTTAAACTTCCCATTGCCCAAAAAATATATTCTTTTATTTCTGATTCAGCAAGACTTGTTAAAATAGCAGAAGTTATTGCTCCCACAAAAGTTCCTATTGCTATACCTGAAAGAATCAGAAGTAAATTGTCTGTTCTTCCTCTTAAAGTTGAAATCTTATAAATAATAGCTGATACTATTAAGGCAAAAATTCCTGAAAATAATGGCATTACAAAAATATTTGTTGCAGTCAAACCTAAAGACACAGCTATGACTGCTCCTAAACTTGCTCCACTTGATATACCAATAATCCCACTATCAACTATTGGGTTTTTTAAAAGGCTTTGCATTGTGCAACCACACAATGCTAAAGCCCCTCCAACTATAACAGCAACCATTATTCTTGGAAATCTAACAAAAAATACTATTGGAATATAGCTTTGTTTAGATATTTCAAAATTAAATAGTCCTGTTTTATTTAATATTATTTTTATAACATCTGAAATTGGAACTCTCACAGCTCCATAGAAAAGAGAAAAAATTATTATCCCTATTAAAAGAAAATATAGAAAGAGATTAAAATTAATTCTATGCTTCATAGCTACTCCTTCAACTGATATACAACTTTTGCCAATTCTTCAATTCCATCTATCATATATTGTGAAATTGGTGTAATATTTTTATATTGTATAAAATAAACTTTTTTATTTTTTATAGCTTTTACATTTTTAAAGCTAGGATCTTCAAAAAGAAATTTTGAGAGTTTATCTATATTATCATATTTTCTTGCAATTGGTACTATGATAATATCTGGATTTAATTCTATTATTTTTTCCTTTGAAATATCTTTAAATCTATCAACTCCTGCCTCTGCTGCAACATTGACTCCGTTTATAAGTCTTACCATATCATTAAAAGTTGTATTTTTACCACTTGTTGTGCCAAAAGAAGTATACATAAGAATTCTAGGCTTTGCTCCTTCATAGCTTTTTGCTATTTTATTTTGCAAAATTTTTAATCTATCATCCATATTTTTTATTATTTTTTCACCATTTTCTTTTTCCTCTACTAAATTTGCTAAATCTCTAATTACTTTCTTCTGCTCTTCATAACTACTGGGAGTCTTATAATAATATACTTTAGCACCTATAATAGCTCCTATATTATCAATTTTTTTTGTTACCCAGTCGGCTACAATTATTAAATCAGGCTCCAAAGACATTAAAATTTCTTCATTGCTTTCTACCTTTGGAAATTTTTTAGCTTTATCTACAATATTTGAAATTTCTCTATCCTCATTGATTTTTCCACTTAAACCTGCTATCCTATTCTCAGAAACAAGCCCTAATAACATTTCATCTCCACCTAAAGTTAAAGATACAATGTGATTATATTTTTTAGCCTGCACCTCTTTAGCATTTACAATAGTTGTAAAAGAAAACAACAATATAAGAAATATTAATAGTTTTTTCAATTTTCTTCCTTCCTTTATTAATGAATTAAATATCACATTTTAATTTTAAAATAAATAACTAAATTTTTCTTGAAGAAATTTTCTTTAATTAGAATAAACACTAAAAAATAAGTGAGTTACAAATGTAGATTTTAGATAAAAAATCAAATAGAATGAGCCGAGCAAATCTCTCTATGTTTTCCTCTGATAAGTTTGGCTAATTTTCTAAGAAACTCTTAGTGAACTTGTTCAGTTAGAGTTTCTTAGATATCGTATTTCAAAGAAATACAATAAGCGAATTCTTGATTTTTTATCGTTAAGAAATCTACTCAGTAACGAACTATTTTTTAGG
The Fusobacterium simiae genome window above contains:
- a CDS encoding ABC transporter ATP-binding protein: MKTILEIKNISYSVGDNKILKDISFKCQSGEIIGIIGPNGSGKTTLLKTINGINSINSGDILLNEKSIKVYNEKELARDISFMNQNTNIEFDFPCIDIVVLGRYPYLERFQEYSKKDMEVAEKYMKLTDTLKFRDKSILQLSGGERQRVLFAKILTQESQVILLDEPTASLDMKYEEDLLKEVSKEKDKDKIIILVIHNLRTAIKYCSRLILLSDGNIVKDGTVEEVITEENLNNVYGIKTKVYYNEISKSLDFCII
- a CDS encoding FecCD family ABC transporter permease, producing MKHRINFNLFLYFLLIGIIIFSLFYGAVRVPISDVIKIILNKTGLFNFEISKQSYIPIVFFVRFPRIMVAVIVGGALALCGCTMQSLLKNPIVDSGIIGISSGASLGAVIAVSLGLTATNIFVMPLFSGIFALIVSAIIYKISTLRGRTDNLLLILSGIAIGTFVGAITSAILTSLAESEIKEYIFWAMGSLNGRRWEHFFFGLVPIAVLSPILFYYGKELNILLLGEEEAKSLGINIKKIRKKILTIIALLTAISVCISGNITFVGLIVPHILRKLIGSDNRKLLKSSFLAGACFLTFSDLLSRIVLAPKEVSVGIVTAFIGAPYFIYLIIKIRKEGKTL
- a CDS encoding ABC transporter substrate-binding protein, giving the protein MKKLLIFLILLFSFTTIVNAKEVQAKKYNHIVSLTLGGDEMLLGLVSENRIAGLSGKINEDREISNIVDKAKKFPKVESNEEILMSLEPDLIIVADWVTKKIDNIGAIIGAKVYYYKTPSSYEEQKKVIRDLANLVEEKENGEKIIKNMDDRLKILQNKIAKSYEGAKPRILMYTSFGTTSGKNTTFNDMVRLINGVNVAAEAGVDRFKDISKEKIIELNPDIIIVPIARKYDNIDKLSKFLFEDPSFKNVKAIKNKKVYFIQYKNITPISQYMIDGIEELAKVVYQLKE